TGAGCTGCACCGTGGGATTGAACATCGCCGCGAGGTAGCTTTCGACCTGGTGGCGCGCGAAGAGCGGCATGGTGTCGTGGTAGTTCTTCACGTTCTTCGCGTGGGACGGCATGATCATCTTCATGAAGTCCTTGGCGATGCGATACCCGCGCTCGCCCTCGACGATGACCTCATCGATGTCGCGGTTGTAGAGGTCGCGAATCGAGCGTTTGATGAGGTCGCCCTCTTCGTAGATCTTGGCGGGCGCGATGGATTTGAGCGTCAGTTCGCGGATCTGTTCCCAGAGCCGCTGAAGATACTCGTAGTCGCGCTTGATCTCGGCCTTGGTCCGCTTGGCCCCGGCGGTGCGCACGATCAGGCCCGCACCCTTGGGCACGTCGATCTCGGTCGCGATGGCCTTGAGCTTCTTGCGGTCGGCGGCGTTGGTGATCTTGCGGCTGATCCCGCCACCGCGCGCGGTGTTGGGCATGAGCACGCAGTAGCGGCCCGCGAGGCTGAGATAGGTGGTGAGTGCCGCGCCCTTGTTGCCGCGCTCCTCCTTCACGACCTGAACGAGCAGGATCTGGCGGACCTTGATGACTTCCTGGATCTTGTAGCGGCGCGGACGGGGTTTCCTCGGCGGGCGGATGTCCTCCTGGTCGTCGTCATCGGCCACGGATTCGATGCTGTCGTCCTTCTCGGACGCGTCGCCGCCCCGCGACCGGCCGCGGCGGCCGTTGTTGCGGGTGGTGCCACCGTCCCGGTCGCCATCGCCATTGTCGTCATCGTCGCTCTCGTCGTCGTCACCGGAGTCGTCCGAGGCGGTGTCGTCGTCGGACGCGTCGTCATCGGGGTCGCCGTTCGGATCGTCGGGTTCCTCGACGGGGGTTTCGCCCACGCGCTCCATGGGCGAGGTGCCCTCCTCGTCGGCGCCGTCGCCGTCGTCGTCGGACGTGTCGATCGTCTCCATGCCCTCGATCGGCTCGGAGGTTTCGACGGCGTCGCCCGTCCGTGCATCGGCCGCCTTGGACTTGCCGCGGCTGCGGCGGGAGCGCTTGGGCTTGTCCTCGTCATCCTCGCGGTCCTGCTGTGCCTCGGCATAGGCGCGCTCTTCCTCGAGCAGCGCCTCGCGGTCGGCGACGGGGATCTGGTAGTAGTCGGGATGGATCTCGGAAAACGCGAGGAAGCCGTGGCGGTTGCCGCCGTAATCCACGAAGGCCGCCTGGAGCGAGGGCTCCACGCGGGTGACCTTGGCGAGATAGATGTTGCCGGCTAGCTGGCGTTTGTTCTCGGATTCGAAGTCGAATTCCTCGACCTTGTTTCCGTCCACCACCACGACGCGGGTTTCCTCCGCGTGGGTGGCATCGATAAGCATTTTCTTGGCCATGTAATCCAATTGCACCGGCGAAACGGTCCGCGTCCGGGTGGAGCGGCAGACCATCTCGCGGGGTGTCTGTCAAAGGCGAATGCGGGCACGGCGGGATCGCGGCCGCAAGCGGCCTCTCCGATCCTGATTGTCGCTGTCGCGCGCGTCATCGCGGTTCTTCTCCGGCACCCGCGAGGGGCACCCGTTCGGTGGCCCGGGGCGCCGCGTGCGCGACGGCGGGCATGCATGCGGCCGGGGGATCGCCCCTGGCCCAATCGGTCTGTGTCAGATGCCGGGATGTTCCCGGTTTGCCTTCTGAAACAGCGAAACTCAGTGCGCGGGACATGGATATTCGCCCCGCGCTTGCGTTCGCACACTAACGGGGGAGGGGTGGGAAAGACAATGGGCAAAATGTTCCATGACATGATCGGCCCGGAGCCGTGCTGCGGGAGAGAGCCATTGCATCATCCGTGCGGTCGGCGCAGGAATGGCCGGAAAGGTGCAGCGACGGGGAGCAGGAGCATGGTCGAGACCACCGAGACGATCTGGATCGAGATGCCCGATGGCGTGCGACTGGCCGCGCGGCTCTGGCGGCCCGAGGGGGTCGAGGGGCCGGTGCCCACCATCCTGGAATATATCCCCTACCGGCGGCGCGACCGCACGCGGCTTCGGGACGAGAGCATGCATCCGCGCTTTGCCGAGGCGGGTTACGCCGCGCTGCGCGTGGATATGCGCGGAACGGGCGACAGCGGCGGGATCATGCATGGCGAGTATCTCGAGCAGGAGATCCAGGACGGCTGCGACGTGATCGCCTGGATCCGGGCGCAGGACTGGTCGGACGGCCAGGTGGGCATGTTCGGCAAGAGCTGGGGCGCCTACAGCTCCTACCAGATCGCGGCGCGGCGGCCCGAGGGCCTGAAGGCAATCGCGCCGGTCATGGGCACCGACGACCGCTGGTCCGAATGCATCCATTTCAGCGGCGGCTGCCTCATGACCGACAATTTCTGGTGGGGCGCGATCATGCAGCTTTTCATGGCGCAGCCGCCCGACCCCGAGATCGTGGGCGAGCGCTGGCGCGACATGTGGCGCGCGCGGCTCGACGCGGCGGAGTTCTGGCCGGCGGAGTGGCTGGAGCACCAGACGCGCGACGCGTTCTGGCGGCATGGCTCGGTCTGCGAGGATTACGCCGCGATCGAGGTGCCGGTCTATATCTTCGGCGGCTGGGCCGATGCCTATCGCAACACGCCCTTCCGCATGGCCGAACACGCGCGCGCGCCGGTCAAGGTGATGATCGGACCCTGGGGGCATCTCTATCCGCACGAGGGCGCGCCGGGGCCGCAGGTGGATTTCCCCGCCGAGCTGATCCGGTGGTGGGATCACTGGATGAAGGGGCGCGACACGGGGCTGATGGACGAGCCGCGCCTGCGTCTCTACCTTCAGGAGGCCGTGCCGCCCGCGCCGATCCATGCCCATCGCGAGGGGGTGTGGGTCGAGGAGCCGTGCTGGCCCAGCCCGAATATCGAAACGCGCCGCTTGTGGCTGAACGCGGGGACGCTGGGCGCGGAGGCCGAGGACGGTCCCGCCATGGAGGTGAGGACACCCACGAGCTACGGGCAGATGGCGGGTGACAACATGTCCTTCGCCACGCCGGGCGATATTCCGGGCGACGCGCGGCTCGACGGCGTCGGGGCGCTGGAGTTCCGCGACGCGGTTCGGGAAGGGCCGCTCGACATCCTGGGCGTGCCGCGCATGACGCTGAGCATCGCGGCCGACAAACCCCAGGCGCAGATAGCCGCCCTGCTGGTGGACGAGGCACCCGACGGCGCGCAGACGGTCATCACGCGCGGCTTTGCCAACCCGGCGCATCGCGAGGGACCGGAGCAGGCCCTGCCGCTCACCCCCGGCAAAGCGGTGGAGATCGCGATCGAGTTTCACGCGACCAGCTACCGCCTGCCCGAGGGGCATCGGCTGATGCTGAAGCTCTCGTCGGGATATTGGCCGATGCTCTGGCCTGCGCCCGAGCCGGTCGCCCTGACCCTGCGTCCCGGCGAGGCGCGGCTCGACCTGCCGGTGCGGCGCGCGACGCCTGACGCGACCACGCCGCGCCCCCTGCCCGTCCCCGCGCCCGCGGCGGCACCGGCGATGACGCAACTGCGCGGGGGTTCGATGAACCGCGAGGTCTGTTACGACGCGATGACCGGGCGTCTCGGTTCGCGCATGATGATCGACGGCGGCGTTTTCGGTCCGGTGGGCCGTATCCGGCTTGACGCGACGGGCACCGAGATGGGCGACCTCTCGGACCGCCTCTACGAGATCGGCGCGGACCCGTCGAGCGCGCGGGCGGTGATGACGCAGGAAGGCGGCTTCGCGCGCGAAGGCTGGCGGCCCCGGATCGAGACGCGGGCCGAAATGTGGTCCGATGCGGAGACGTTTCACCTTCGGGCGGTGACGCGGTGCTACGATGGCGACGCGCTTTTCCACGAGAAGGAATGGTCTCACGAGGTGCCGCGCAACGGCATGTGACCGGGCCCTGACGGGCCGGGCGCTCAGTCCTGCCAGAGGCGGCCCGGCCCGGAGCCGCCGGCGGGAAGGCCCGCGAGCGAGACGAGATGCCACAGCAGCGCCTGGTTGGAGGTGACGACGGGCAGGCCCGTCTCGGCCTCGACGCGGTCGATGATGCCGAAGCTGCGCAGGTTGGTGCAGCTTGCGAAGATCGCCTCGGTGCCGGGCGCGCGGGCGGCCTCGAGCATGGCGGCGCGGGTGCTGGCCTCGGTGATGCGTCCGACGCGGCGGTCGTCGCCCTCGCCGAAGCTCACCTCGTGCGTGACCTCGATCCCGTGGCCCGCGAGATGGGCGCGCATCGGGGCCGTGACGCTTGGCAGGTAGGGCGTGACCAGCGCGATGCGGGATGCGTCGAGCGCGCGCAGCGCCGCGATCACCGCGGTCATCGGGTCGCTGACGGGAACGTTGGGATGCGCGATGTGAAGAAGGCGCGCGACCTCGGCGGGCCCGATCACCGTGGCGCCCGAGGTGCAGGCATAGCCCAGCGCCGAAAGCCCCAGCGGCAGGAGCGCGGCCGTCGCCGTCATCTCGTCGGCCATGGTGGCGAGCGTGTCGGGCCTGACCTCGGCGATGGAGGGGATGCGGGCGTGCAGGAGGTTGACGTCACGGCCGGTGAAGGCCAGCCGCGCCTCGTGTTCGAGCGTCTCGTCGGTGGAGAGCACGACGAGACCGATCCGCGTCCCTCCGCCCGCCCCGGCGTCGAGATCATAGCGCGTCACGCCGCGGCCTCGGGTCGGCTGAGCGTGCCGCCGCAGACCGAGGCCCGCACGCCCGTGGTGGAGGGGCACGAGGTGGGCAGTCCGCGCGCCACGCGCACCGCGAGGAAGGCGAAGGCCTGCGCCTCGAGCATGTCGCCGTCGTGTCCCACCGTCTCGACCGGGTCGACGGGACAGTCGAGCGCCGCCGCCAGCATCTCCATCAGCACAGGGTTGTGCCGCCCGCCGCCCGCGACCAGAAGCCGCGCGGGCGGCGCGGGGCAATGTTCCATCCCGCGCATCACCGCCGCGGCGCTCATCGCCGTGAGCGTCGCCACCGCGTCGGCGTCAGGCAGCTCGCGCACGCGCTCGATCATGTCGTGAAAGGCGTTGCGGTCGAGCGACTTGGGCGGCATGCGAAAGAAATACGGGTCTTCGAGAAATGTCTCGAGCGCGCCCTCGGCCACGGTGCCGCGCCGTGCGAGCCGCCCGTCGCGATCGCAAGCCTGCCCCAGCCGCGCCTGCATCACGTCGTCGATGGGCGCGTTGGCGGGACCCGTGTCGAAGGCCAGCAGCGCGCCCGGCACCTGCGGCGCATCGCGGCGCGGGTCGATCCAGGTGAGGTTGCCGACGCCGCCGAGATTGAGAAATCCCAGCGGTTCGGTCGCGCCCATCCACTTGGCGCAGGCGAAGTGATAGAAGGGCGCGAGCGGCGCGCCCTGCCCCCCGAGCCGGATGTCGGCACTGCGGAAATCCCACACCACGGGCCGCCCCAGCCGTTCTGCCAGCATGGCGCCGTCACCGAGCTGATGCGTGCCGCGCCCCTCGGGTTCATGCGCGAGGGTCTGGCCGTGGAAGCCCACGATTTCGGCGTCGAGCGGCAGCAGCGCCTCCTCGTGCGCGTCCATCACCACGCGCTCGGCCTCGGTCAGCTCCTCGCCCGGCCAGCGCCCGAGGGCCGCGCGGAGCACGCTGCGCTCTGCCTCGGTATAGGCGCGATAGCCGGTCTCGCCGAAACCCGCGATCCGCTCGCCGTCGGTTTCGATCACGGCCACGTCCACCCCGTCGAGCGAGGTGCCCGACATGGCTCCCGCGGCCCTCCTGATCCCCGGCCCCAACATGGCCTTTTCCTTCGGCAGTTGCGCCCCTATACATGCCGCGCAAATCACCGCGGGACAAGCGCCATGACCTATCATCCGAAGTCCGATTTCCTGGCCGTCATGATCGAACGTGGCTTCATGGCCGATTGCACCGATCTGCAAGGGCTGGACGAGGCGATGGTGCGCGGTGTCCTGCCGGCCTATATCGGTTACGACGCGACGGCGGCATCGCTGCATGTGGGGCATCTGCTCAACATCATGATGCTGCGCTGGCTCCAGAAGACCGGCCACAAGCCGATCACGCTCATGGGGGGCGGGACGACCAAGGTGGGCGATCCGAGCTTTCGCGCCGACGAGCGGCCGCTGCTGACGCCTGCGCAGATCGCCGACAACATCGCGGGGATGAAGGCGGTCTTCGCCTCCTACCTGACCTATGGCGAGGACGAGACGGATGCGCTCATGCTCGACAACGCCGAGTGGCTCGACGGGCTCAACTATCTCGAGTTCCTGCGCGATATCGGGCGGCATTTCTCGGTCAACCGGATGCTCTCGTTCGAGAGCGTGAAGTCGCGCCTCGACCGGGAGCAATCGCTGTCGTTCCTCGAGTTCAACTACATGATCCTCCAGGCCTACGACTTTCTCGAGCTGAACCGGCGCTATGACTGCCGGCTGCAGATGGGCGGCTCGGACCAGTGGGGCAACATCGTGAACGGCATCGACCTCACGCGCCGGGTGATCGAGCGCGAGGTCTGGGGCCTGACCTCGCCGCTTCTGACCACGTCGGACGGGCGCAAGATGGGCAAGAGCCAGGGCGGCGCGATCTGGCTCAATGCCGACATGCTCTCGCCTTACGAGTTCTGGCAGTTCTGGCGCAACACCACGGATGCCGACACGGGCCGGTTCCTCAAGCTCTATACCGAGTTGCCGGTCGAGGAATGCGAACGGCTGGGCGCGCTGGAAGGATCCGAGATCAACGAGGCCAAGATCGTGCTGGCCGACGAGGTGACGACGCTTCTCCACGGGGCCGAGGCCGCGGCGGCGGCACAGGCCACGGCGCGCGAGGTGTTCGAGCGCGGCGGTGTGGGCGACGACCTGCCGACGGTCGAGCTGTCGGCCGAGGAACTGGGCGACGGGATCTCGGTGGTGCAGCTTCTGGTGCGCTCGGGTCTCGCCAAATCGGGCAAGGAGGCCAAGCGCCTCATCGCCGAGAACGGCGCGCGGATGGACGATGCGCCGCTCACCGATGCGGGCGTGATGATCGACGCGGGCGCGCTCGCACAGCCGATCAAGCTGAGCGCGGGCAAGAAGCGGCACGCGCTGGTGAAGCTCGGCGGCTGACGGTCCTTCACGGCTGTCACGAAACCTTCACTTGCAGCGCCCGGTATATATCCGTATTTCACGATATATGGATACGATAACCGCCGCCACCGCCTTCGCCGCCCTGTCGCAGCCGCTCCGGCTCGACGTGTTCCGCCGCCTCGTCGTCGCGGGCGATGCGGGCATGCTGGCGGGCGAGATCGCCGAGGCGCTGGACACGAAGCAGAACACGATGTCCGCGAACCTCGCCGCGCTGCGCCATGCGGGCCTGATCCGCAGCACGCGCGAGGGCCGCGCCATCCGCTACCACGCGGATCACGACGGCATCCGCCGCCTGCTCGGCTTCCTGCTCGAGGATTGCTGCGGCGGCCACCCGGATCGCTGCCGACCGCTCATTTCCGAACTCACCTGCTGCTGAAGGGGCCGCCTGATGACCGCCATCCGAAACGTCCTGTTTCTCTGCACCGGCAACTCTGCCCGCTCGATCCTTGCCGAGGCGATCCTGACGGCGCGGGGCGCGGGACGGTTCCGCGGCTTTTCAGCCGGCTCGCACCCCTCCGGCGCACCGCATCCACGCGCGATCGCGCTGCTCGACCAGCTCGGGCATGACACGTCCGGCCTGCGGTCCAAGAGTTGGGATGAATTCGCCGAACCGGACGCGCCGAAAATGGCTTTCATCATCACCGTCTGCGACAATGCGGCGGGCGAGGTCTGCCCGGTCTGGCCCGGCAGGCCCGCGACTGCGCATTGGGGCCTGCCCGATCCGGCTGCCGTGACGGGATCCGACGCGCAGGAAGCGCTCGCCTTCGCCGAAACCTACCGGATGCTGACCCGCCGGATCGACGCCTTCACGGCGCTGCCGCTCGAAACGCTCGACGCGATGTCGCTGCAATCGCGGCTCGACGCGATCGGGCGCGATGACGACACGCGCATACCGGCGCGCTGACCCGAAACCGAAAGATCGAGGATGACCATGACCGACACCACCGCGCCTGAGCCGCTCGGCACGTTCGAACGCTACCTGACGCTCTGGGTGGGGGCAGCGATGATTCTCGGCATCGCGGTGGGCAGTGTCGCGCCGGGACTCGTGAGTGCGATCGCCGCGGCCGAGGTCGCGTCGATCAACCTCGTGGTGGCGGTGCTGATCTGGGCGATGGTCTACCCGATGATGGTCGGAGTCGATTTCCGCGCCGTCGCGGGCGTCGCGAAGCAACCGAAGGGGCTGATCGTCACGCTGGTGGTCAACTGGCTGATCAAGCCATTCACCATGGCGCTGCTCGCGGTCCTGTTCTTCGACCACGTCTTCGCGCCCTGGATCGCGCCCGAGGATGCCGCGCAATACATCGCCGGGCTGATCCTCTTGGGTGCCGCGCCCTGCACGGCGATGGTCTTCGTCTGGTCGCAGCTGACGCGGGGGGATGCTACCTACACGCTCGTGCAGGTGTCGGTGAACGATCTCATCATGGTCGTGGCCTTCGCGCCGATCGTGGCGCTTCTCCTGGGCGTGACGGACATCTCCGTGCCGTGGGAGACGCTGGTGCTGGCCACGGTGCTCTATGTCGTG
This window of the Roseovarius sp. SCSIO 43702 genome carries:
- a CDS encoding CocE/NonD family hydrolase → MVETTETIWIEMPDGVRLAARLWRPEGVEGPVPTILEYIPYRRRDRTRLRDESMHPRFAEAGYAALRVDMRGTGDSGGIMHGEYLEQEIQDGCDVIAWIRAQDWSDGQVGMFGKSWGAYSSYQIAARRPEGLKAIAPVMGTDDRWSECIHFSGGCLMTDNFWWGAIMQLFMAQPPDPEIVGERWRDMWRARLDAAEFWPAEWLEHQTRDAFWRHGSVCEDYAAIEVPVYIFGGWADAYRNTPFRMAEHARAPVKVMIGPWGHLYPHEGAPGPQVDFPAELIRWWDHWMKGRDTGLMDEPRLRLYLQEAVPPAPIHAHREGVWVEEPCWPSPNIETRRLWLNAGTLGAEAEDGPAMEVRTPTSYGQMAGDNMSFATPGDIPGDARLDGVGALEFRDAVREGPLDILGVPRMTLSIAADKPQAQIAALLVDEAPDGAQTVITRGFANPAHREGPEQALPLTPGKAVEIAIEFHATSYRLPEGHRLMLKLSSGYWPMLWPAPEPVALTLRPGEARLDLPVRRATPDATTPRPLPVPAPAAAPAMTQLRGGSMNREVCYDAMTGRLGSRMMIDGGVFGPVGRIRLDATGTEMGDLSDRLYEIGADPSSARAVMTQEGGFAREGWRPRIETRAEMWSDAETFHLRAVTRCYDGDALFHEKEWSHEVPRNGM
- a CDS encoding aspartate/glutamate racemase family protein, with the protein product MTRYDLDAGAGGGTRIGLVVLSTDETLEHEARLAFTGRDVNLLHARIPSIAEVRPDTLATMADEMTATAALLPLGLSALGYACTSGATVIGPAEVARLLHIAHPNVPVSDPMTAVIAALRALDASRIALVTPYLPSVTAPMRAHLAGHGIEVTHEVSFGEGDDRRVGRITEASTRAAMLEAARAPGTEAIFASCTNLRSFGIIDRVEAETGLPVVTSNQALLWHLVSLAGLPAGGSGPGRLWQD
- a CDS encoding anhydro-N-acetylmuramic acid kinase, coding for MLGPGIRRAAGAMSGTSLDGVDVAVIETDGERIAGFGETGYRAYTEAERSVLRAALGRWPGEELTEAERVVMDAHEEALLPLDAEIVGFHGQTLAHEPEGRGTHQLGDGAMLAERLGRPVVWDFRSADIRLGGQGAPLAPFYHFACAKWMGATEPLGFLNLGGVGNLTWIDPRRDAPQVPGALLAFDTGPANAPIDDVMQARLGQACDRDGRLARRGTVAEGALETFLEDPYFFRMPPKSLDRNAFHDMIERVRELPDADAVATLTAMSAAAVMRGMEHCPAPPARLLVAGGGRHNPVLMEMLAAALDCPVDPVETVGHDGDMLEAQAFAFLAVRVARGLPTSCPSTTGVRASVCGGTLSRPEAAA
- the tyrS gene encoding tyrosine--tRNA ligase — encoded protein: MTYHPKSDFLAVMIERGFMADCTDLQGLDEAMVRGVLPAYIGYDATAASLHVGHLLNIMMLRWLQKTGHKPITLMGGGTTKVGDPSFRADERPLLTPAQIADNIAGMKAVFASYLTYGEDETDALMLDNAEWLDGLNYLEFLRDIGRHFSVNRMLSFESVKSRLDREQSLSFLEFNYMILQAYDFLELNRRYDCRLQMGGSDQWGNIVNGIDLTRRVIEREVWGLTSPLLTTSDGRKMGKSQGGAIWLNADMLSPYEFWQFWRNTTDADTGRFLKLYTELPVEECERLGALEGSEINEAKIVLADEVTTLLHGAEAAAAAQATAREVFERGGVGDDLPTVELSAEELGDGISVVQLLVRSGLAKSGKEAKRLIAENGARMDDAPLTDAGVMIDAGALAQPIKLSAGKKRHALVKLGG
- a CDS encoding helix-turn-helix transcriptional regulator — encoded protein: MDTITAATAFAALSQPLRLDVFRRLVVAGDAGMLAGEIAEALDTKQNTMSANLAALRHAGLIRSTREGRAIRYHADHDGIRRLLGFLLEDCCGGHPDRCRPLISELTCC
- a CDS encoding arsenate reductase ArsC; this translates as MTAIRNVLFLCTGNSARSILAEAILTARGAGRFRGFSAGSHPSGAPHPRAIALLDQLGHDTSGLRSKSWDEFAEPDAPKMAFIITVCDNAAGEVCPVWPGRPATAHWGLPDPAAVTGSDAQEALAFAETYRMLTRRIDAFTALPLETLDAMSLQSRLDAIGRDDDTRIPAR
- the arsB gene encoding ACR3 family arsenite efflux transporter is translated as MTDTTAPEPLGTFERYLTLWVGAAMILGIAVGSVAPGLVSAIAAAEVASINLVVAVLIWAMVYPMMVGVDFRAVAGVAKQPKGLIVTLVVNWLIKPFTMALLAVLFFDHVFAPWIAPEDAAQYIAGLILLGAAPCTAMVFVWSQLTRGDATYTLVQVSVNDLIMVVAFAPIVALLLGVTDISVPWETLVLATVLYVVLPLIAGLFTRRALGSAERIDGFVARIKPWSMIGLVATVAILFGLQGDTILAKPLVIALIAVPIVIQSYGIFALAYGAAYVLRVPHRIAAPCAMIGTSNFFELAVAVAISLFGLNSGAALATVVGVLVEVPVMLSLVAIANRTRGRFVTSSG